Sequence from the Nocardia brasiliensis genome:
AGAGCAGTCGGTCCACCGGCGGAAAGGAATGCGTCGAAGTCGCGTTCCTTGAGGAAGGGCACGTTGGCGTCCGTGACTCCAAGGACCCGACCGGCCCGGCGCTTGTCTTCACTCCGGGCGAATGGGACGCGTTCGTGGCTGGCGCACGAGACGGCGAGTTTCAACGTCCGTAGACGCCCGCAGACCCGAGAACGCAGGCCCGATCCGATTCCACGGATCGGGCCTGTTGCATTGAGGCGTCGTTTCGACCCATACCGAGCCCGACCGATTGGAACGGCCCCCGAAGCGAGCCGGGCTGATGCCCAGAGTGACCGTTTGCGTGTGATGTCCGACACTCAATCCTGATAACGAATCGATAGCTGCGACTGAAAGATCACCGGCGTGTCGCAACATCGACACGCCGGTGACCGCGCCCAGGATGTCCCCGGTGGTTCTAAGGATCTGTACACATTCTCGCGGTTGTAACTGCCGCAGCGGGGGTGCGCCGGAGCAACCAGTGGTTGGGGTGTCCCTTAGCCGGGCCTGTTCGAGCCCAAGTACTGCCCTCTAGTCCGGGAGTCCTGGGAGTGCTCCGACCTCTACGAAATCCCTACGAAATCCAGCGGGAACCCTCCAGATCGCACCGGAGCTTCCCAGAGTTGCTAAATCGCTCCAGCCAGGTGTGATCAGTATGACCAGGACGGCGAGGGAAACATCTGGAAGCCAACCCAGTAAACTCCTGGTCAATGAGTACCAATCAGGTCGACAGCGTTCCTGGCGACAACGACAGGGACAACGACGGCCCGACTTTCGCCCATCTCGGCATCGATGACCGCATCCTCGCGGCCATCGCCGATGTGGGCTACGAGTCGCCGTCGCCGATTCAGGCTGCGACGATTCCGCCACTGCTGTCCGGCGCCGATGTGGTCGGCCTCGCACAGACCGGCACCGGCAAGACCGCGGCGTTCGCGATCCCGATCCTGATGGGTCTCGAAACTTCCGGCAAACTCCCGCAGTCGCTGGTCCTCGCGCCGACCAGGGAGCTCGCGATCCAGGTGGCCGAGGCGTTCGGCCGCTACGCCACCCATATCCCCGGGCTGCACGTGCTGCCGATCTACGGCGGCCAGGCCTACGGTGTCCAGCTGTCGGGCCTGCGCCGCGGCGCGCACGTGGTGGTCGGCACGCCGGGCCGGGTGATCGATCACCTGGAGAAGGGCACGCTCGACCTGTCGCAGCTGAAGTACCTCGTCCTCGACGAGGCCGACGAGATGCTGAAAATGGGCTTCCAGGAGGACGTCGAACGCATCCTCAAGGACACCCCGGCGGGCAAGCAGGTCGCCCTGTTCTCGGCGACCATGCCCGCGGCGATCCGCAAGATCTCCAAGCAGTACCTCAACGATCCGGTCGAGATCACCGTCAAGTCGAAGACCTCGACCGCCACCAACATCACCCAGCGCTGGGTGCAGGTCTCGCATCAGCGCAAGCTGGACGCGCTCACCCGGATCCTCGAGGTCGAGTCGTTCGAGGCGATGATCATCTTCGTGCGCACCAAGCAGGCCACCGAGGAGCTCGCCGAAAAGCTGCGCGCCAGGGGCTTTTCCGCGGCCGCGATCAACGGCGACATCGCGCAGAACCAGCGCGAGCGCACCATCGGTCACCTGAAGTCGGGCACGCTGGACATCCTCGTCGCCACCGACGTCGCCGCACGCGGCCTGGACGTGGACCGCATCTCGCACGTGGTCAACTACGACATCCCGCACGACACCGAGTCCTACGTGCACCGCATCGGCCGCACCGGCCGGGCCGGGCGCAGCGGTGAGGCACTGCTGTTCGTCGCCCCGCGCGAGCGGCACCTGCTCAAGGCGATCGAGCGCGCCACCCGGCATCCGCTGGAAGAGATGCAGCTACCCAGCGTGGACGACGTGAACGCCCAGCGCGTCGCCAAGTTCGGCGACGACATCACCGAGAGCCTGACCTCGGCCAACCTCGCGTTGTTCCGCAGGCTCATCGAGGATTACGAACGCGAGCACGACATTCCGCTGGTCGACATCGCGGCCGCGCTGGCCGTGCTCTCCCGCGACGGCGACAACTTCCTGATGCAGCCCGAGCCGCCGGAGCCGGTGCGCGAGCGCAGGGAACGGCCGCGCCGGTTCGAAGGCGAAGACGACCGTTCCGGTTTCGGCGGGCATCAGCGCCACACCGGCGCCGAGCTCGCGACCTATCGGATCAGCGTCGGCAAGCGGCACCGCGTGGTGCCCGGCGCGATCGTCGGCGCCATCGCGAACGAGGGCGGCCTGCGCCGCAGCGACTTCGGGCACATCAGCATCCGGCCCGACCACAGCCTGGTCGAGCTACCCGCGAACCTACCGCCGGAAACGCTGGAAGCATTGCGGCGCACCAGGATCAGCGGTGTGCTCATTCAACTCACGCCCGATCAGGGCCCGCCGGGACAGCGCTCGTTCGCCCGTGGCCCGCGCCGCGAGGGCGGCAACGGCAAGCGCACGGAACGGCGTAAGCCACGCTCCTGAACCGGGGAGGGTAAGCCGAGGTCAGACCGGCTAGCTACAGTGTTGCCGTCGGGTGCGTAATGAAGCAACTGAGCCCTGTGTCGAACTCCGGCCGGATGCATCCGTGGTTCAGCTCGTCGCCCGGCAACGACAACGCGGCCATGCGACGAGCCGAACCGCGGAGACGCCGGGTGTGACTTCGACACAGGACCCAGCGGCAGCGGGTGTCCCGCGCAAACTCGAGGCGTGATGAGCGACAATGGCGCGAGCCGCTCATCGATGTCGACCGGGTGGGGGTGTCCCGCAGAGACACAGGAGGGCCGCGTTTGTTCGTGTTCGGTGATCGTGTCGTCTGCTCCGCCGTCGATCTCGTGCGCGCGGCGCACTGTGAATTCGCGCTGCTGCGTGCCCTCGACACCGAACTCGGTACGGTCGCGGCCGATTCCGTGGCGACCGGCGCGACGCCCGCCGCGGCGCGGCAACGACCCGACCCGGCCAGGGACCGCAGGCTCAGCGACTTTCGCGCCCGCTTCGGCAGCGCGATGGTGCAGATCCCGGTGCCGCGACCCGAATCCGACGATCCCGAAGCCACCATCGCCGCCCTGCGCGCCGCCGCCGCCGAAACCACCGCGGCACTGCGTGCGGGCGCGCCGGTGATCTCCGGCGCCACCTTCTTCGACGGCGGCTTCGACTGCTCCTGCGATTTCCTGGTCCGCGCCGACCATCGGGTGCGCTACACCGTGCACGGCAGCGCGTCCGAGCGGCCCGAACGTGTCGGCGCCGCACTCGAACTCGCCGCCTGCGCCGACGCCGTCGACCACAGCGGCTCGCTGACCGGCCCGCTGGTGCGGCTGCACCTCGGCGCAGACAACACCGCGTACGCGGTGCACGACCTGGTCCCGGTGTATCGGGCGCGCCGCAGGCGCGTGGCGCACATCATGGAGGAGAAGCTCAGCGAACTGCTACCCGTGCAGTGGGGCGATCCGCGCTATCTCGCGTGCGGTCGCTGCCCGGTCTGCACCTCGGCCTCGGTGGCCGCGCGCGATCTGTTGCTGGTCGCAGGCATGGCGACCACCACGCGGGCCCGGCTGCGCGAGGCGGGCGTGCACACCATCGATCGGCTGGCCGGTACCGAGGGCACCGTGCGCGGAGTGCCGCCGCGCACCTTCGCCGCGCTGCGCAAGCAGGCCGAAATCCAGCTGCGCCGGGAGGATTCCGGCCTGCCGACGCACAGCCTGCTCGACCCGATCGCGCTCGGCGCGCTACCGCCGCCCTCCCCCGGCGACCTGTCGCTCACCGTCGAGGGTGGGGTGCGCAGCGCGCTGTCGGTGGAGGTCGGCGGGCCGGGCACGGTGCACCTGAGTTTCCGCGGACCGTTCGGCACCGAGGGGGTACCGGGCAGCGAAGCCGCCGGGCAGCGCCAGGCATTGGCGGAGGTGCTCGACTACCTCACGCAGCGCAGGCGGATGTATCCGGACATGCACGTCTATCACTACACCTCGGCGGTGCGCACCGCGCTGTTGCGGTGCAGCGGCAGTTCCGGTGTCGGGGAAGAGATCGTGGACGAACTGCTCTGCGACGGCGTGCTGGTCGATCTGTACCCGATCGTGCGCAACGCGTTGATCGTCGGGGAACGCTCCTATCGCCTGAGCAAGCTGGCGCAACTGCTGCCAGGGGCCGCGCATTCGCCCGCCGCGCAACGGGATTGCCTGACGGTGCTGCGGTTGCGGGACTGGCTGCTCGACCGCGCGGCCGAGCAGCGGATAGATCCGCAGGCGGTGACGCTGGAGCGGGCGGTGCCCTGGTGCCAGGTGCCGGGCCCGCAGGAGACCGAGCCCATGCCGCCGTCGCGCCCCTCCTCGTTCGAGGCGGCGCTCGCCGAATACGCGGCGGCGCAGGACCAACCGGGGCACGTGGCCGCGATGATGGCGGCGGCGCTCGGCTACCACCGCCGCGAACGCCAGCCGCTGTGGTGGGCGCACGTCGACCGGTTGAGCCATCCCGTCGACGAATGGGCCGACGCCCCGGGGGTGCTGATCGCCGAATGGGGCACCGTCGACACCAAGTGGCATCGCAGCCCGGACCGGCCGACCATGCGCCGCTATCTGACGCTGACCGGGCGGATCGGCTCGAGCTGGCTCGGCGGCGGTCCGGGACCCGCCACCGTGCTGACGCCGGGGACCACCGTCTACACCTTCTACGACCGGCCCGCGGCGGCAGGCATGGTCACCGCGGTCGGCCGCCGGGCCACCGCCGTCGCCACCGTGCTCGGCTGCTC
This genomic interval carries:
- a CDS encoding DEAD/DEAH box helicase → MSTNQVDSVPGDNDRDNDGPTFAHLGIDDRILAAIADVGYESPSPIQAATIPPLLSGADVVGLAQTGTGKTAAFAIPILMGLETSGKLPQSLVLAPTRELAIQVAEAFGRYATHIPGLHVLPIYGGQAYGVQLSGLRRGAHVVVGTPGRVIDHLEKGTLDLSQLKYLVLDEADEMLKMGFQEDVERILKDTPAGKQVALFSATMPAAIRKISKQYLNDPVEITVKSKTSTATNITQRWVQVSHQRKLDALTRILEVESFEAMIIFVRTKQATEELAEKLRARGFSAAAINGDIAQNQRERTIGHLKSGTLDILVATDVAARGLDVDRISHVVNYDIPHDTESYVHRIGRTGRAGRSGEALLFVAPRERHLLKAIERATRHPLEEMQLPSVDDVNAQRVAKFGDDITESLTSANLALFRRLIEDYEREHDIPLVDIAAALAVLSRDGDNFLMQPEPPEPVRERRERPRRFEGEDDRSGFGGHQRHTGAELATYRISVGKRHRVVPGAIVGAIANEGGLRRSDFGHISIRPDHSLVELPANLPPETLEALRRTRISGVLIQLTPDQGPPGQRSFARGPRREGGNGKRTERRKPRS
- a CDS encoding AAA domain-containing protein, with the translated sequence MFGDRVVCSAVDLVRAAHCEFALLRALDTELGTVAADSVATGATPAAARQRPDPARDRRLSDFRARFGSAMVQIPVPRPESDDPEATIAALRAAAAETTAALRAGAPVISGATFFDGGFDCSCDFLVRADHRVRYTVHGSASERPERVGAALELAACADAVDHSGSLTGPLVRLHLGADNTAYAVHDLVPVYRARRRRVAHIMEEKLSELLPVQWGDPRYLACGRCPVCTSASVAARDLLLVAGMATTTRARLREAGVHTIDRLAGTEGTVRGVPPRTFAALRKQAEIQLRREDSGLPTHSLLDPIALGALPPPSPGDLSLTVEGGVRSALSVEVGGPGTVHLSFRGPFGTEGVPGSEAAGQRQALAEVLDYLTQRRRMYPDMHVYHYTSAVRTALLRCSGSSGVGEEIVDELLCDGVLVDLYPIVRNALIVGERSYRLSKLAQLLPGAAHSPAAQRDCLTVLRLRDWLLDRAAEQRIDPQAVTLERAVPWCQVPGPQETEPMPPSRPSSFEAALAEYAAAQDQPGHVAAMMAAALGYHRRERQPLWWAHVDRLSHPVDEWADAPGVLIAEWGTVDTKWHRSPDRPTMRRYLTLTGRIGSSWLGGGPGPATVLTPGTTVYTFYDRPAAAGMVTAVGRRATAVATVLGCSVDAEFDDTVRLEELLPDSCEPYDELPTAIAPGLPAWDEHAEIAVEFAAQQLLVALPEIPEGAVFDLLARRAPRLRSGAALPEVHGDHAAAITTAVRALDHSYVAVQGPSGTGKTATAARVLERLVTKDKWRIGIVGQAHSTVENLLDAVVRIGVLPELVAKKDAESVGPEWAVIAASRYPRFLDNAISGCVLGGTTTDFANEDMVPRESLDLLVIADAGRFPLADAVAAGVSARNLLLLGDPVPPVPHSAHPEPVGESVLGWLAEGRHTLPAARGYFLDRTWRMHPSVCDPISRLYYDGRLRSNETITRARELDAEPAGVSTVLVPHHGNATESAEEAREVVRRVRALLTMNWSTGTTTRRLHPHDIFVVTPYAAQVGRIRTLLARAKIEDVLVGTPDRFRGREAAVVLLSMTTSSPADAPYGMPFLLSRALIHAALCRAMWKAIIIRSPLLTEYLPASPDELPDLAGFLRLSR
- a CDS encoding DUF397 domain-containing protein; translated protein: MNVDLSGAQWFKSSRSTGGKECVEVAFLEEGHVGVRDSKDPTGPALVFTPGEWDAFVAGARDGEFQRP